In the Arachis hypogaea cultivar Tifrunner chromosome 20, arahy.Tifrunner.gnm2.J5K5, whole genome shotgun sequence genome, tagggaccaacagagtaattaaaccttgatTTTTCAAAGTTCATTAATCAGAAATTAAACCTTCTTTCATTAAGAAACTGAGCCGCCCAAGCATTAATAGGCATCCAACTCATCTCTCATCCTTATCACAACACCCTCCCTTAGATGACCATTTAGGactatgcctcgttaaaaccttactaaagaaaaactcaatggaAAAAAACTTTATTGAAGGAAAAAAAGTAcaaaatcctttgtgatgggaactacgtcattaaaaaccttgtcaagaaaaatccaatagagAGAAAAATctgaccaagaaaaaaaagagtatagTCTCCCCCTTTTGCCAACATTATTTTATATCTCAAAATCAGTGCATCCtaatctgatgtaccaatctttcaaaggagaattttgaaagcgactttgtaaataaatctgccagattatcgattgagcggatctgttagacatcaattgttccttgattttgaagatcataaatgaagaagaatttggcagaaatatgattttttctatcacctttgatgtatccacctttaagttgagtaggggtgtgcatgggccgggtgaaaccgaacacaaagatcttacgatcattaggGTACTTAATGATATAACTTAtctatataaaatctcttcaagatcttttttgtgtatgttgtttgatgaataaatatccgatcttttgtatgctcgatctgtaggccgagacaaaatttagtctttccaagatctttcatctcaagctcttcttttagagcttttataattgttggaatctctttaggggttccaatgatatttaaattatcaatatacatagcaattataatgaatctagATGCAGATtgctttatgaaaacacatggacagatatcatcattcttaaatctgtttctggccagatactcagtaataCGATTATACcatattcgtccagattgcttttgACCATATAaggatctttgcaatttgactgagaaCTTgagaatattcattggatggtttagatatctttagtacTTCAGTgactttcatatatatatatatatatattacaatctAATGATCCATATAaataggttgttaccacatctattagatgcatatgtagtttatggtatGCCGATAAACTaatcaaataacgcaatgttttgcatccactacaggggaatatgttttttcataatctatatcgggcctttgtgaaaaaccttgcaCAACAAGTTGAGCTTTatagcgtacaacttcatttttctcatttcgttttctcacaaatacctatCTGTATCCAACATGTTTTACATCTTCTAGTGTACGGACTAcaagtccaaagacttcacgttttgcaaatGAGTCTAACTTAGCCTTCATAGCTTTTTcctattttggccaatcattctttTGTCGACATTCTTTGACCGTTCTTGACTCAAGATCCTTACCTTCATGCATAATATTTATTgctacattatatgcaaatatttcattaacaattatcttattttggtcccttttttttctataaagacataatttatcaagatctcgtcattttcaaaattttcgggTACCTTAACGTCTTTTGGCatcaaaactatatcagaattttagacaactgcaggtgtcttacTATGTCTTTATCCTTTTGAACAGGAATAATAtttatctcttttctttttcgagaatttttgtctttggaactgaTAGGCCTACCACACTTTTGACGTGAATTCGTTTCGATGGCCATTTGTCCGACTGGAAAATCAATTCAAATTGGAGCATTTTAGCTGGTATATaggatttagtaatttttttcatatcagaaaatgcatcaggtaatttatttgctattctttgcaaatgtataatcttttaaaCTTATAATTCACATtgtcctgatcgaggatctaaatgcattaaGGATgatacattccaattaagttccttttcatgaagcttattctctccccctaatgttgaaaattttgattaatcaaaatgacaatctacaaatcgggctttaaatacatctccaatttgtatctcaagatacctcactatagagggagaatcatattcaacatatattcccaattttctttggggtcccattttggtgcgaaaAGGCGGGGTAATtagaacatatatcgcacacctaaatattcttaaatggaaaacattcggttgctggccaaaagctaattgcagagGAGGGAAttgatggtaacttgttggcctcaaatGAATAAGTACTGCAGTATGTAAAATTGCATGCCCCCAAACAGAGGTTGAAAAATTTGTtttcataagtaagggtctagcaattaattagaAGTGTTTagtaagtgattctgctaacctattttgtgtatgaacatgagctactggatgttcaacggttattccattagccatacaataagcatcaaatgctTAGGAAGTGatttcaccagcattatcaagacaaattgctttgattggattttctgaaaattatgcttttaatcgaataatttgagcaggTAATCTCGTAAACGCCAGGTtgtgagaagacaataagcacaaatgtgaccatctcgaagatgcgtccgTTAGaactataaaatatctaaaagatccacatggtagatgaataggtccacatatatcgccttgaatcctttctaggaattcagcgGACTCAAATTTAATCTTCActagtgatggccttaaaattagttTTCCTTGAGAATATGCATCCCAACAAAATTCATTCGATTGAAGAATATTCTGGttttttagtgaatgtccatggaagttttcaataattctccgcatcatggttgtttcAAGATGACCCAATCGATCGTGCACAAGTTATGAATTCTTTTGGGTTAGTAAACttttggtttacaatggcatgtgattcgaTTGCAGTAATTTTAGTATAGTATAACCCAGAttaaagtgagggtaacttttctaatataacatctttatttgaatcatgagttgtgatacataagtactcatgatttccctcattcattgtttcaatatgatatctacTTCaacgaatatctttaaaactcaacaagttccttagagacttaatacacaatagtgcattatttattatgaattttgttcctccggaaaataaaattatagttctttcggagccttctatcacattgcctaaACCGATAATAGTATTAACACGTTCTTCTTTTGGTACGAGATGtgtaaaatatatgttatttttgaGAATGGTATGTGAACTTGCACTATTCGCAAGGCAAACATTTTCACCATATGTCCTTACTATTTTTTTCAAAGAcaggtaataataataaaataagtaaaagtaTATGCgcaataaaattattttcttgattgaAATTGTTTTTCTAAGAAGTACTATACATaatattatatactaaaaattttattattgttattattttataacttgacacatttagtaattttgaaattcataaatataaatattttaataaagattatttatatacatcacacttaaaatttaaatacataggaaataaaacttaaaagtttttttacattatttatttacatgagtaTTAAACTCAAATATCAAACTTTTTCATCATTGATCAGataaccaatatttccttcaggatcctcaaaggaATCAAATACTTCATAATGAGTTGTGTAATTATCAGCAACAttctttgaaacaaaatttgtctcatttcctttgtcgtcctttttcaaagatgcttgataaagatcaactaggtgcctcgGGGTACGATAAGTACGTGACCAATAgctctttccaccacaacggaaatatttatcctctattgatttattttgcccattatttctttctttatcccacttttgGTGAGATACTTTCTTGTgaatataatttttctttcttccataattttttttgttaccaaaaccttgccatttacctcttctagggTTATGATTTGTCACATTTGTTTCAGGAAAtagggcggcgccagctggacgtgcttcatgattttttaaaagcaacTCATTTTTGCGTTCAGAAACAAGAAGACAAGAAATTAGctctgaatatttttttaattctttttctcgatactgctactACAGGAGCACATTcaaggcatggaaggtcgagaaagttttttctaacatgtcattatcagttattttttttccacataatttcattgtgttgaattatattcatttatggatttaaaatcttgAAGACGTAAGTGTGTCCACTCATATCGGGCTTaaggaagtatcactatcttttgatgattataccttcttcaaggtttttccacagatctgcaggaccttttagtgtgagatattcatttttcaatctttcatcaagatgacgacgaaggaagatcatgactttggctttatccttttggaaTGCATTATTTTCATCCTTAATGGTGTCTCCTAGACACATTGACTCAAGAtagatttcagcatctagtatccatgataacacaactaaaaaattgtttaatacagacagatttatagacagatttttggttaccgacaaaattaccgacggattttgtccctttgtaaaagcctcgtcgaaaattatttaccgatggatttttttccgtcggaaaattaccgacggatttttaccagttatcGACAGATTTTTCCTCGGTAAATTCTCCCCTCCATTTCCCTGAAACGTCaaactttccgacggatttttcgtcggtaattacagacgaattttttgaCGGATTTTTCTGTcgataattacagacggatttttcaacaaattttcgtcggtaattacagatagatttttcgacggattttctatcggtaattacagacagatttttcgacgaattttccgtctgtaatttgaatCTTAGAAAATCATCCCACACTCTGAAtacagacaaaaaatctgtctgtaaatccgtctgtaaggtaaaatagaatttttttttagatttttccattgcaaaataaatttgttttcatacaaaataaatataaatttaacacaaatttttatctaatttttattcgaatatttataatatttcaaaaaataaacaaattcatcgtattatcaaactaaaagaaaagtactataaacaagcaagtcaatataatttaaaacataaacaaagtgtattaatcatcaactataattcaCAGTATATTGTTCAACTATACTAAAACTATTTCATTGCAGGGATAATCCtgattcttcatcacttgagcttGAGCAGAAGCGAATGTGTTTATTCACCGAGCAACCTCCAACTCTTGTGTCGCTGAAATACGCAGCGGTCGCCTTCAGTTTTCCATTTAAGTGAACTTTCTCCACCTAGAATCAATGATATAACTTGAGTCTTAAGTCAACTTAAACATCATATAACCTGTATAAACTCTAGTTGATGATAGACAAAGACTTACCACCTCATACAACATAATAATGATTCATGAGAATATATATGCTACTTTTGATATTATGTTACGACCCCCTTAAGCATCATGttaatctttttttgttttttcaatagGAAAAAAGTTGAAATTTACCTCTAGTGACCATGGTAGACTGGCAGATAGAGATAACTCAACCAATTGATTGAAATCTACATTTCTTGAAAGGAATATTACAACTTTGGAAGCAATCTCCTTCGCAAGATTGAACAGAGTAAATCTGCACAGAAGCACATTGAGTCAAATAGGAAAGCAAAAAAAGTTACACAACAAATTAGAAGATAAGGAACAAATTATgaattttttccttaaaaaaccACTTTCtaccaaaaaattattttataatatgcaTAGAGTCGTCAATGAGTCACAGAAGAGAGGAATATTATACCTCATTCATTGTATTATTTGTATGTACACTTGCACAGTTCAAAAGGACAATACAATCCAACAGGCTCATCACTAATTGATTCACTTTATTAGCACTCTCTTTTTTTAAATTTCCCAAGGTAGTCTCGCTTAGCTTCATTCCTTGTATATAAACCTATACTCTCCATCAAATAAAAATGACTTGCTCATTATATATCAGAGAAAATGTCTCAGTCTTACTGCATGGAAGATATCCAATTTTCTTATTGATAACAATATTCATAAGAAAATACTTTTACCTTCCACTCCTTAAACCAAAGGTTTTTTGTCGGAAGAGGAACGTCTCCAAATATTTTATACAGTTTATCATATTATTTCTTGATGATCTCTGTAATCTTCTGAGAACCAAGAGAGAAAGGTAACTAACTGATAATTTCATAAAGAATTGACAAGTTAGGAAACTAAAAAACACTTTTAATActgatatttttttgtatttaatctGCACTTAatgttttaattaaataatgataaataataaatttaattgattaaggaaattaaaatcataaaattttattttacttaaagataattaaaaaaggtttaattactctgccgATCTTTATaatttcaacaaattttcaattagatcattatacatttttttattccAATTGGGTCTCTATACTGTagcaaattttataattaagttcctatcataataaaaatgttagaattaacgaaatattttattaaacaaaacGAAATATTCAATCAAGTATTAGGGTCTTAGGAATATTCActttgtttaataaaatattctattaattttgacctttttatcatattaaaaatttaattacaaaaccTAATACAATATAGAGATCTAACtgggaaaaaaaatataaacagctaattaaaaattgaaaaagtataggtagacaatgaaaatattaaacaatgtgaataatgaatatatCAAATGTTCAACTCACTAGGTGTACGAatggttatcctaatattaagatttaggtgggtaatttgaggtgtagtgtgtttttactttattggactaattttaaagttaattgtttacattattcacaaaaattattgtctaccTAATAAAgtctttaaaaatttcatataactaaaggaaaaaaaaatctcGTAACAATTAATCGGGGAACCAGAAGAGTGCCCTATAAATACTATTTGCCTCTTTTTATCCATTGCATCTTTCACCTACAGATTTATTCCAAAATGTATGTGCTTTATTTAACAAAGGCAAATAgtttttaaaaatgaaaacaattaattatttaatttccaaATCCAGGTGatatatgaaaatttaattaataggATAGTAGATCTTAGGCTAAACTATCTACTATGGTCAATTAATACCTCAGTTTCAAGTAACGGCTTGGACAAAATAGCTTGGAACCTTCCTTGAAAAGCTTCTTTTACTTTAGCAGCATCATTGTAACCAATGCTTTTAAGTGATGGGAACAGATCAGGGTCTATTGGGACTTCCCCAAAAGGCTTCTGAGAGTACCAATCTTTTGCAGAACCTGATGCTGGGAAGCTGATGAACACTTGTTGAGGGTCCCCTTTGCGATCCTTTTCAAGAATGAAAAGTTTTTCTGGTGTCTTGTGAGCCTTCCAGGCCAAAGAAATTGCTTTCTTAATCATCTCTGCTCCAATAAATTCTGTGATTCCAACAGCAGTAGTCATGTTTGATGTTTCTTCTCTGCTTTACTTGTTTGGTTTCTTCAATTTCATCTTTCTCAGAAGTTAGAACCCTGGTTTCATTCAAAACAGTAGAATTCATCTAATGTTCACATAGAATTTGTTAATGAGACTATGTGATATTATAAGTCAGAAGAAGAATGAGGGAATAAGCCTAGAAAACACTTGCTTCTTAGAGTAAAAAACTATATACTCACCAAATGCTTACGCCATGTCATTCCTAAGAGGCCATCTCTGTCAGTGAATACATGTTCAACCATCATAAGTCTATCATTCACATCTCTCACTTTCATTTGGTACTCTTTCCATGTTCTCCAACCTTTACTTGCTTCTATTTcctgaacaaaaagaaaaagaaaagaaaagaaaagaaaagaaaacacttTATTATATGATAGTTGTTATTTTAAGAACTTGTGTTTGTTTTAAGTTTAAACTTTGCCAAATGATACCTTTCTCTGGTCATTTATCTTGATTGCTGCTTTCTCAAGCTCCTTGATTGACTTCAATATAGGAGACAAATTCATGTCTTTATTTGAAATCTCATCTTCCAAGTTCTTCACATTAAGCTGGGATTCAAACATTTTGGTTTCATGAATATCTTTATAAAATTCAGTTACAACGATCCTTATCTCATAATGTGAGGTCGGCTACATAGATTATATGGCACTATATTGCCACGTCGAATTCAGTGACAACAGTCTGAGTGTAAAAAGTACAAAGTTAACACACCTGGAGCTCCTTAGCATAGGATTGATAATCAAAAGGTAAGAACTCCTCATCTGCTAGCCATAATGCTACTAGACCCCAAACACTTGCAGTTGTTTTTCACAATAGAGCCAATTGTCATTCAAGTGAACTAAGTATATGTAGTTATAGTTTCTCTTGTGGTTTTTATAGTTCCTTCACCTATTCTTTCGCATAATGTATGAAATGACATAGATCCTGTTACCACTTGTTAGGATTTGATTCGATTCAATGCGAAAAAAAAATTCTCGTATCAACTAAGGTCATATGAAGTGTCAAACATGATAACAGAACTTTCCCATTTGTAACACTATGTGTATATGTTGTGAATATACTAATTGCGGAAAAGTTAACATATTTTAACCTGTAGTTGTATATGTAATTATTAAATTCTTAACTCTTCAAGAAACATTTTGATATCATTAGAGTAAACTGAGATGGAGTTTAATGTGACataaactgaaaaagaaaattgaatgtcACCAACCTACAACATGCCTATGAAACATAGGATCTCCAAATTTCTGCATCCAGATAAAATCATCATACAGTGAGTGGTATACTAGATAATTTGCAGAGAGAGTATTATTAACGCATCTGAATCTTAGTGATTAAATTAATGTGTTATGTACCTCCTCCAAAGGCTATATCAATTGATGGAATTCCCACATGCTGCACAAAAGGTTTATAATCTGATCCTCCACCACCTAATCTTCCAATCTTTCCATGTAAAGAAATAGTTCATGATTATTATAGATGTTCAAGTTATGCTACTATTTTAAAGTTCAATCAATCACATACTGATCACTGGCCAATTTGTTGAAActaaaagcatagtaaattgcatgcttttactttaCTAATTTTTTGACAGTTGCAATATGCTTACAAAGGAGAGGTGCCAAAACTagtccaagcttcataaaggctCTGTGATGAGTTATCTGGGTCTGTGACCTAAATAAGAGTCAATATTTAACAATAGTTCTAGGTGCAGATTTTTGTGGATCAGTGGCTCCAATTAGTTTTCGGCCATAAGTTATGACTCCTTCTCCTTCCCAAACCTGTTTCATGAATTCAAGGGAAAATCAGACTAGTCTAGAAACAATAACAGGGCCAGAGCTTATATGACAGAGCTTAATTGAAGATGGTGACAGAATAATTTTAACTAACCAAAAATGCAGTCTCATTATACGACCTTAGAACAGTAACCACAACCAAATCAACGATCATCAACGACTCCAAGAGCCTCCAATTTTCCAGATTCAGGCCAAATCAAACACAGAATTTTCACTACTCAGCAACAATTCAGCAAAGCTAGCAGCAGAAAATTCAATAATCACATATCTCCAATTTTGGAATTTAGATTCAGAATATAAAATTACAGAATTAGTGTCTACAACAGCAAAAGCTTCAAAATCAGCAAGGAATCAAAAACTTATAGAAGAAGTTCACAtaaaaggagaagaaggagactCATCAGATTTCAATTTTACATTTTAACCTCAACAACAAACAAAATCAATAGTGCTGGTAGATCGAGCAATAATTCAGCATTCATCTTTGTCTATTTATgcaaaaaacgaaaaagaagcaaaagatttggctgaagaagaagaattagctttcaattttgaatttcaacCAGTATAATTAAGAGCAATTTCAGTTC is a window encoding:
- the LOC114926050 gene encoding probable glutamate carboxypeptidase LAMP1 isoform X4, producing the protein MFESQLNVKNLEDEISNKDMNLSPILKSIKELEKAAIKINDQRKEIEASKGWRTWKEYQMKVRDVNDRLMMVEHVFTDRDGLLGMTWRKHLGSNF
- the LOC114926050 gene encoding uncharacterized protein isoform X5, which translates into the protein MRFTLFNLAKEIASKVVIFLSRNVDFNQLVELSLSASLPWSLEVEKVHLNGKLKATAAYFSDTRVGGCSVNKHIRFCSSSSDEESGLSLQ
- the LOC114926050 gene encoding uncharacterized protein isoform X2; this translates as MTTAVGITEFIGAEMIKKAISLAWKAHKTPEKLFILEKDRKGDPQQVFISFPASGSAKDWYSQKPFGEVPIDPDLFPSLKSIGYNDAAKVKEAFQGRFQAILSKPLLETELVTFLSWFSEDYRDHQEII
- the LOC114926050 gene encoding probable glutamate carboxypeptidase LAMP1 isoform X6, whose translation is MNLSPILKSIKELEKAAIKINDQRKEIEASKGWRTWKEYQMKVRDVNDRLMMVEHVFTDRDGLLGMTWRKHLGSNF
- the LOC114926050 gene encoding uncharacterized protein isoform X1; this encodes MTTAVGITEFIGAEMIKKAISLAWKAHKTPEKLFILEKDRKGDPQQVFISFPASGSAKDWYSQKPFGEVPIDPDLFPSLKSIGYNDAAKVKEAFQGRFQAILSKPLLETEIYSVQSCEGDCFQSCNIPFKKCRFQSIG
- the LOC114926050 gene encoding uncharacterized protein isoform X3; the protein is MTTAVGITEFIGAEMIKKAISLAWKAHKTPEKLFILEKDRKGDPQQVFISFPASGSAKDWYSQKPFGEVPIDPDLFPSLKSIGYNDAAKVKEAFQGRFQAILSKPLLETEKITEIIKK